A stretch of Saccharothrix texasensis DNA encodes these proteins:
- the idi gene encoding isopentenyl-diphosphate Delta-isomerase yields MEQVVLLDESGAGIGVADKASVHHASTPLHLAFSSYLFDGAGRLLLTRRALHKKTWPGVWTNSCCGHPAPDEPVAAAVSRRLVDELGLADVTLDLVLPAFRYRAVMENGVTENEMCPVFRGLVAGDPEPNPDEVDSFEWAPWAEFAPAVLAGARPVSPWCALQVAELWAFGPDPLTWPTASPAALPPAART; encoded by the coding sequence GTGGAACAAGTAGTGCTCCTGGACGAGTCCGGTGCCGGGATCGGCGTGGCCGACAAGGCCTCCGTGCACCACGCGTCCACCCCGCTGCACCTGGCGTTCTCGTCCTACCTGTTCGACGGGGCGGGCCGGCTGCTGCTGACCAGGCGCGCCCTGCACAAGAAGACGTGGCCGGGCGTGTGGACCAACTCGTGCTGCGGCCACCCGGCGCCCGACGAGCCGGTGGCCGCGGCCGTGTCGCGGCGGCTGGTCGACGAGCTCGGCCTCGCCGACGTGACCCTCGACCTGGTGCTGCCCGCGTTCCGCTACCGGGCGGTGATGGAGAACGGCGTCACCGAGAACGAGATGTGCCCGGTGTTCCGCGGCCTGGTCGCCGGCGACCCGGAGCCGAACCCGGACGAGGTCGACTCGTTCGAGTGGGCGCCGTGGGCCGAGTTCGCCCCGGCCGTCCTGGCCGGCGCCCGCCCGGTCTCGCCGTGGTGCGCCCTCCAGGTCGCCGAGCTGTGGGCCTTCGGTCCGGACCCCCTGACCTGGCCGACCGCCTCCCCGGCCGCCCTCCCCCCGGCCGCCCGCACCTAG
- a CDS encoding DUF1996 domain-containing protein encodes MIPTIRRWRRLVTALAVTALAASALTFVTSPASAAPVLLSQGKPVTASSTENGGTPASAAVDGNTGTRWSSAAADPQWLRVDLGSSTAISQVMLNWENAYARSFQLQTSADGNAWNTIATASGNVGVQTLNVSATARYVRVYTTARATQYGVSLWEFQVFGVTNSSGPIVRVAEFLAECPYSHRLPDDPIVAPNLPGASHMHSFFGNTTTNARSTVQSLLAGTSNCNPGVDLSSYWVPTLYADNQPVEPTGTTFYYLGEGVRDDVIARIQPFPLGLRIVAGNAKATQPDASTISRWSCLHAGHVGASKDFVNCPSGTMLESYLDFPQCWNGRDLDSADHKSHMAYPVNADCPSTHPVPVPKLRQVLRYPVSGDPARFKLASGPGFTMHGDFFNAWPEAELARRVHDCINPIIKCGADGRP; translated from the coding sequence GTGATCCCCACCATTCGCCGATGGCGTCGTCTGGTCACCGCACTCGCCGTCACGGCCCTGGCCGCGTCCGCGCTGACCTTCGTCACCTCTCCCGCCTCCGCGGCGCCGGTCCTGCTGTCCCAGGGCAAACCCGTCACCGCCTCCTCCACCGAGAACGGCGGCACGCCCGCCTCCGCCGCCGTCGACGGCAACACCGGCACCCGCTGGTCCAGCGCCGCGGCCGACCCGCAGTGGCTCCGGGTCGACCTCGGCTCGTCCACCGCCATCAGCCAGGTCATGCTGAACTGGGAGAACGCCTACGCGCGCTCCTTCCAGCTGCAGACCTCGGCCGACGGCAACGCCTGGAACACCATCGCCACCGCGTCCGGCAACGTCGGCGTGCAGACGCTGAACGTCTCGGCCACCGCGCGGTACGTCCGCGTCTACACCACCGCCCGCGCCACCCAGTACGGCGTGTCGCTGTGGGAGTTCCAGGTCTTCGGCGTCACCAACTCCAGCGGCCCGATCGTGCGGGTCGCCGAGTTCCTGGCGGAGTGCCCCTACAGCCACCGCCTGCCGGACGACCCGATCGTCGCCCCGAACCTGCCCGGCGCGTCGCACATGCACAGCTTCTTCGGCAACACCACCACCAACGCCCGCTCCACCGTCCAGTCACTGCTGGCCGGCACGAGCAACTGCAACCCGGGCGTCGACCTGTCCTCCTACTGGGTCCCCACCCTGTACGCGGACAACCAGCCCGTCGAACCGACCGGCACCACGTTCTACTACCTGGGCGAAGGCGTGCGCGACGACGTGATCGCGCGCATCCAGCCGTTCCCCCTGGGCCTGCGGATCGTGGCCGGCAACGCGAAGGCCACCCAGCCCGACGCCAGCACGATCTCGCGCTGGTCCTGCCTGCACGCGGGCCACGTCGGCGCGTCCAAGGACTTCGTGAACTGCCCGTCCGGCACCATGCTGGAGTCCTACCTGGACTTCCCGCAGTGCTGGAACGGCCGCGACCTGGACTCGGCGGACCACAAGAGCCACATGGCGTACCCGGTCAACGCGGACTGCCCGTCCACCCACCCGGTGCCGGTGCCGAAGCTGCGCCAGGTGCTGCGCTACCCGGTGAGCGGCGACCCGGCGCGGTTCAAGCTCGCCTCGGGACCCGGCTTCACCATGCACGGCGACTTCTTCAACGCGTGGCCGGAGGCGGAACTCGCCCGCCGGGTGCACGACTGCATCAACCCGATCATCAAGTGCGGCGCGGACGGCCGCCCATGA
- a CDS encoding discoidin domain-containing protein yields MRTPIRLGAAFALLTALVMPVTAVQAAECGTANAALNAPATASSVETGSPFTAASAVDGNAGTRWSSAFSDPQWLRVDLGASREVCGATLQWEAAYATAFQLQVSADGSTWTTVHQTTTGAGGTQNITFTGTGRYVRVYTTARATQYGVSLWEFAVRTGTTGGNPPGEQLLSYNKPASASSFQDDGACPGCTPAKALDFNPATRWATNATTGWVDPGWISVDLGATAQVSKVVLQWDPAFATGFQIQTSTDNTSWTTIHTVTNGTGFKQTFTVSGTGRYVRVNLTKRSGQYGYSLWEFQVYGTGGSPTPPPAQAPDPGNPLRLVWSDEFNTPAGTRPDAAKWRPEIGTGQNAELQYYTDNRNAFTDGAGNMVLEARREVTPGSACPVDPVSGSGTCQYTSARLITEGKASWTYGRIEANVKVSGTKGLWPAFWMLGNDIFKGTPWPASGEIDIMEHLGREPNTAYQTIHGPAYFGGGGIGQVRDIGQDYANAFHLFRVDWNSKGMVFSIDNVTVLTIDKATVEATRGPWVFDKPFFILLNNAVGGDWPGPPDATTVFPQRMLVDYVRVYQ; encoded by the coding sequence ATGAGGACCCCGATCCGCCTGGGCGCGGCGTTCGCCCTGCTCACCGCGCTCGTCATGCCGGTCACCGCGGTGCAGGCCGCGGAGTGCGGCACGGCCAACGCGGCGCTGAACGCACCCGCCACCGCGTCGTCGGTCGAGACCGGCAGCCCGTTCACGGCCGCCTCGGCGGTCGACGGCAACGCCGGCACCCGCTGGTCCAGCGCGTTCAGCGACCCGCAGTGGCTGCGGGTCGACCTCGGCGCGAGCCGGGAGGTGTGCGGCGCGACCCTCCAGTGGGAGGCCGCGTACGCCACGGCGTTCCAGCTCCAGGTCTCGGCCGACGGCTCGACGTGGACGACCGTCCACCAGACCACGACCGGCGCCGGCGGCACCCAGAACATCACCTTCACCGGCACGGGCCGCTACGTCCGGGTCTACACCACGGCCCGCGCCACCCAGTACGGCGTGTCGCTGTGGGAGTTCGCCGTGCGCACCGGCACGACCGGCGGCAACCCGCCGGGCGAGCAGCTGCTGTCCTACAACAAGCCCGCGTCCGCCTCGTCGTTCCAGGACGACGGCGCGTGCCCGGGCTGCACCCCCGCCAAGGCGCTGGACTTCAACCCGGCCACCCGCTGGGCCACCAACGCCACCACCGGCTGGGTCGACCCGGGCTGGATCTCCGTCGACCTGGGTGCGACCGCGCAGGTCAGCAAGGTCGTGCTGCAGTGGGACCCGGCGTTCGCCACCGGGTTCCAGATCCAGACCTCGACCGACAACACGAGCTGGACCACGATCCACACCGTCACCAACGGCACCGGGTTCAAGCAGACGTTCACCGTGTCCGGCACAGGCCGGTACGTCCGGGTGAACCTGACCAAGCGCAGTGGCCAGTACGGCTACTCGCTGTGGGAGTTCCAGGTCTACGGCACCGGCGGCAGCCCCACACCGCCACCGGCGCAGGCACCGGACCCCGGCAACCCGCTGCGGCTCGTGTGGAGCGACGAGTTCAACACCCCCGCGGGCACGCGGCCCGACGCGGCCAAGTGGCGGCCGGAGATCGGCACCGGCCAGAACGCGGAACTCCAGTACTACACCGACAACCGCAACGCGTTCACCGACGGCGCCGGCAACATGGTGCTGGAGGCCAGGCGGGAGGTCACGCCGGGCTCGGCGTGCCCGGTCGACCCGGTCAGCGGCAGCGGCACGTGCCAGTACACGTCGGCCAGGCTCATCACCGAGGGCAAGGCGTCGTGGACCTACGGCCGCATCGAGGCCAACGTCAAGGTCTCGGGCACCAAGGGCCTGTGGCCCGCCTTCTGGATGCTCGGCAACGACATCTTCAAGGGCACCCCGTGGCCCGCCAGCGGCGAGATCGACATCATGGAGCACCTGGGCCGCGAACCGAACACCGCGTACCAGACGATCCACGGCCCGGCGTACTTCGGCGGCGGCGGGATCGGGCAGGTGCGGGACATCGGCCAGGACTACGCCAACGCGTTCCACCTGTTCCGGGTCGACTGGAACAGCAAGGGCATGGTGTTCAGCATCGACAACGTGACCGTCCTCACCATCGACAAGGCGACGGTGGAGGCGACCCGGGGTCCGTGGGTGTTCGACAAGCCGTTCTTCATCCTGCTCAACAACGCGGTGGGCGGTGACTGGCCCGGCCCGCCGGACGCCACCACGGTCTTCCCGCAGCGCATGCTGGTCGACTACGTCCGCGTCTACCAGTGA
- a CDS encoding LacI family DNA-binding transcriptional regulator — protein MDRRPVTLEEVARIAGVSRATVSRVVNGVATVDRELRQVVEKAISTTGYTPNRAARSLVTRRAGAIGLVLPEEGRTVHDPYFGRVVSGVLPVIRPLGVQLVLTTGDHREVVDDIRQHRLDGVILIHTHGADPLPRQLIEANLPVVLAARPVRPMSITYVDVDQAAGAALAADHLVASGCRRLATITGPLETPAGQDRLRGFRDAVARHGLPEAVVVEGDFSREGGAAAARRLVDLDVDGLFVASDLMATGALPVLRNGGRRVPEDVKVVGFDDSSPAVECDPPLTTVRQPVEDMAAEMARLLVERVERPDRPVSSVVFAPTLVVRRSS, from the coding sequence GTGGACCGCAGACCAGTCACGTTGGAAGAGGTCGCGCGGATCGCGGGGGTTTCCCGGGCCACGGTGTCCCGGGTCGTCAACGGGGTCGCCACGGTGGACCGTGAGCTGCGCCAAGTCGTGGAGAAGGCCATCTCCACGACCGGGTACACGCCCAACCGCGCGGCGCGTTCGCTCGTCACCCGCAGGGCCGGAGCCATCGGGCTCGTCCTGCCGGAGGAGGGGCGCACCGTGCACGACCCGTACTTCGGCCGGGTGGTCAGCGGCGTGCTGCCGGTGATCCGGCCGCTCGGCGTGCAGCTCGTGCTGACCACGGGCGACCACCGCGAGGTGGTGGACGACATCCGCCAGCACAGGCTGGACGGCGTGATCCTGATCCACACCCACGGCGCCGACCCGCTGCCCCGGCAGCTGATCGAGGCCAACCTGCCGGTCGTGCTGGCCGCACGCCCGGTCCGACCGATGTCGATCACCTACGTCGACGTCGACCAGGCCGCCGGCGCGGCCCTCGCCGCCGACCACCTGGTCGCGTCGGGGTGCCGGCGTCTGGCCACCATCACCGGCCCGCTGGAGACCCCCGCCGGCCAGGACCGGCTGCGCGGCTTCCGCGACGCCGTGGCCCGGCACGGCCTGCCCGAGGCGGTGGTGGTCGAGGGCGACTTCTCCCGCGAAGGCGGGGCCGCGGCGGCCCGGCGGCTGGTCGACCTGGACGTCGACGGCCTGTTCGTCGCCTCGGACCTGATGGCGACCGGCGCGCTGCCGGTGCTGCGCAACGGCGGCCGGCGGGTGCCGGAGGACGTCAAGGTGGTGGGCTTCGACGACAGCAGCCCGGCCGTCGAGTGCGACCCGCCGCTGACCACGGTGCGCCAGCCGGTCGAGGACATGGCCGCCGAGATGGC